Below is a window of Myroides profundi DNA.
ATATCGTGAAGAGAGAGGGGAAAGGTAAGCAAGGTACTATACTCGAGATACGTGGCAATAAAGCGACTGTGTTAATCGAGAGCATGAAGTTTACTTTTAAATTGGAAGAGTTAGTAGTAATTAATTAAATGAGATGAGAAGAAATGAATAACAAGATAAGACAGGAAGAAACAAAGGACTATGACATAGTTTTTAATTTAGTAGAAAAAGCGTTTGAAACTGAAGAATTAAGTGATCATAGAGAGCAGTTTTTAGTAGAACGATTGAGACAATCGGACAGCTTTATACCAGAGTTATCATTAGTATATGAATGGGACGGAAAGATAGTTGGGTATATCTTATTTACTACAGTAGATATAATAGGAAGTAATACTACCTATCAAGCTTTAGCGTTGGCTCCTGTAGCTGTTTTACCAGAGTTTCAAGGTAAAGGAATAGGAGGCGCTTTAATAGAGGAAGGGCATCGTCGTGCGAGAAACCTTGGTTATAAGTCAGTAGTTCTTTTAGGACATGCAAGTTATTACCCAAAGTTTGGATATGTACCGATGAAGAGTTATAATATTCGCTTGCCTTTTGATGTACCAGACGAATACTGTATGGCGTGTGAGTTAGTGCCTGATGGATTGAAGGGTGTAGAAGGAACAGTGAAATATTCTTCAGTTTTTGTGGAATAATAAAAACAGGAGTATCTCTACTGAGGTACTCCTGTTTCTTTAATAAGTTTTATGTATGTGATAGCGAAGCTACCATAGTCTTCTGATCAGAGAATAAGTCTACTAATTCTTTGGTCACCATTAGTGTGATATCGTCATCTTCTTTATATAAGCTATAAGTAGCATGTGCTATCTCAGGGCTAAACGCAAAATAGACAGTCTGTGTCTCTTCTGTACAGCATGCATCTATTATAGCATCGAGTTGTTTGACATGGTGATCTCTTTGATAAATAGAATAGAGTGTCAGTTCACTTTCTTCTTGTTCATAGATGATAATGGCATCCAATGCCTTGCTGTAATAAATAGAGTTTTTAAAACCAAAATCTAAATTAGCATAACAATAAAAGAAAGCTAAGCCTACATTTTTAGTATCTAGCCTATTATAGGTATATCCGTTTTTGACATATTCTTCAAATAGAGCAAGGGATGTAGGATTGTCTAAATCTAATTTCTCTAAGCTCGATAGAGGAGAAGGTTCTGCATTCACCTTTAGTGTCGCTTGATATTCTTCTATAGGCACATAACCAAATTTTGGGTAGAAGTCCAATACTGCATCATTTGCAAACAAGAAGTAACCTATTACGATATCTTTATATTCTGCTTCTATATATTCTAATAAGAATCTTGATAAACCTTTGTTTTGATAAGCAGGGGCTGTCATTACAGTACCTAATTGTCCTGTTTTATACGTTTTATTATCCTTCGTTATTTCGAATAGGCTTAAAGTTGTATGTGCGACTATCTTATCTTCTTGGAATAAAGAAAATATGATACAGGCCTCTCCCCAATATCCCGATTGGTAATATCCTTCGAAGTCAAACTCCCACACCTTCTGACACATTCTATTGAACTCTTTTCGTTTTTGTTCATCATCTTGATAGTTGATATATAGGGTGTAAGATGTATCTTTTATAATTACTGATTTACTGGTCATAATCCTTTTTTATTTGATGCAAAGTTCTGAATAAGACCTTATTTATCTATTGACAGTATTGTTTTATAAATGTGCAATAAGTTGTTTTTATTGTTAACTTTGACTTATTAAATACAGTGTGATGAGTCAGTATTTCCCTATTCAGATTATAACATCGGATAGTATTATTCCTTCTTTATTCTCTACTACCACATATAGAGAGAAAGGAATACTGCTGTCTTATTGTATGGAGGGAAGTAATGAACTCAAAGTTGACAACCGTACAGAAGAGTTCACGGTAGGTTCTCTATTGACGGTATTTCCACAGCGTTTGTTCTCTATTCCTACTACAGAAAGCAAGGGGAAGTATCTATGTGTGCTGTTTGATCTGGATAGTATAAAGGATCTTATTCTACCTACTAATTATCAGTTTTTAAACGAGCTGGTCAGACATCCTATTATTCATTTGAATGAAGGTGATCAAAAAGTGTTTATAGATTACTATCAGTTATTGCTGGCCAATCGCAGTACAGATACATCTGTGTTTTATCCTGATGCGATGAAGTATTTATTGTATTCTTTAATCGCTCATATCAACCGATTTTATGAACAAGATGAGGTAAAGTTGAAGCCAAGTTCGAAGAAAGAAACAACTGTTTTTAGACTGTATAATTTGGTTCATCAGCATTATTTAGCTGAGCGCACAGTACAGTTCTACGCTGATCAACTAAAGCTCACTCCTAAGTACCTAACGACTTTGGTACGCAGGCAGACGGGCAAAACGGTATCTGCGATTATTAATGAGCTAGTACTCACTCAAGCGCAGTCTTACCTTATCGCAACGGATAAACCTATCTACACAATAGCTGAAGAGCTTCATTTCTTAGATGCGACTAGCTTCTGTCGTTATTTTAAAAAATCTACAGGTCTATCTCCCTTGGCGTATAGACAAGCACATCTATAAGCACTCAGTTTAGAGGCAAGTATATTCATTCTTTTAGGAGTAAACTTAGAAATGCTCTTGAGGCAATTTACTTTTTATATGGGGTTAATTCAATTTTATTTGAAGTAGAATCTTCAGTGATTTTTTGTATTAGATCAGAGGAGAATAGCAGGAGAGTAAAAGAACATTTCTTGGACAAACAATATCTCTAGTCCACCATTCTCGGGTTATTGTCCATGTATTGTCGAAGGAAATCAAAACAATACTTGTATTTACTAGGGTTAAGAGCTGTTTTATGTTTTAATAGATTTGATGTTGTTTTGATTTAATGTATTGATATGTAGTGTTTTAATTGTTTTTTGATGCTAAAAAAAATGTACCTCTTTTTTAAAATATTAATGTGATAGAAGCTATTTTTAGGGTGTTTTTGTAAAAAAATGAGTAAATAAAATATTTAAGAGCCATTTTTAGAACGCTTTTTTAGTGAAAAATAAAAAAAATGAGATGCTTTTTTTAGTGTGTTGTTGTAGAAGGAATACTGTGCTTATCAAAAATAGGGAGTGAGCTCTAAAACAATTTTTAAATAAAATGAAGCTTAGGGGATTGTTCTAAATTATAGCAAAATAAGCAGTAAAGAATTGATAGCTATTTCGTTGAGATAAAAATTAATATCTTTGGGATATGAGTGAAGTGAGTAGAATACATTCTTTTAAACCTGTGGTGTTTGATGAGGCTAAAGTGTTGATATTGGGTACGATGCCAAGTATTAAATCGTTAGACTTTCAGGAGTATTACGGCAATAAGCAGAATGTGTTTTGGAAGATATTATTTAGTGTTTTTCAAGAAGAGTATAGTGATGTGTATAAGGATAAGCTCGATTTGCTTCAGCGAAATGGTATTGCCTTATGGGATGTCTTGCAGTCTTGTGAACGCAAGAGTAGCTTAGACAGTGATATCATAGCAGAAGAAGCTAACGATATCAAGGGATTACTGATAGAATATCCTAATATTCGTACAATCGTATTCTCTAGTCAAAAGGCAAGACAATATTTCGACAAATACATAGGGCAGATAGAGGGAGTATCTTTACTAACTTTACCTTCGCCGAGTGGAGCAAATGCAAGAATGAGTTTTCAAGAGAAAGTGGCGCATTGGCAAGAATTAAAAAATAAAGTATGAAACAGTTAAAAAAAGAACATATAGACTTCTTAGTGACGTTAAGTCAAAATAATAATAAACCTTGGTTTGCAGATCATAAGCCTGAGTTCGATAAGTTATTCGCTGAGGTGAAGGCTTTCTTTAAAGAAGTACACGATGAGATGTTACAGCATGATAGTATAGATCTGTTACACGTACATCGCATCTATAGAGATGTACGCTTCTCGAAGGACAAGACACCTTATAAAACTTATTTTGGATTGCATTTAGGACGTACTAAACCGATGCTTAGAGGAGGGTATTATGTGAATATAGAGCCAGGTAGAAGTTTTGTAGGAGGTGGTTTTTGGGAGCCTAATAAAGAAGATTTATTACGTATCCGCAAGGAGATCGCTATGGACGATAGTGAACTTCGTGAGATTATAGCAGAAGAACAATTCCATCAGTATTTTGGAGAACTACAAGGGGAGGAGCTAAAGACAGCTCCTAAGGGATTTGACAAGGAGCATCCCGCTATCGACTTATTGCGCAAGAAGCAGTATCTCGTGATGCGTTCATTCACAGATAAAGAGGTATTAGCACCTAGTTTTAAAGAGGAAGTAATCAAGACATTTATAGCGATGAGACCACTGTTTGACTATATGTCAGATGTACTGACTACTGATGTGAATGGAGTGAGTCTGTATGAGTAGAGGATTTTTGTGAAGGTGTTTTTTTGTGAAACCGTTTAGTCTATCATATTAATCAATAGTATATGACGTATTCTAAGTATTTGGGGAATTTGATTCCTATCCAGTTTGCAAGTTGGAAGTTTGAGAATAAACTACAAATAGCAGATAGCATTTTTAGTGATGTTATTTTGGATAGCTATTTCTTAAGTGAAAATAGTCAGTTAATTAGCCAAGTAGATTCATTTGTTGAACAAGTTTTTTCTGAACAATGGGAGGTCGATTTTGAAAGATTTACTACTTACTTATATCATCAATTAATACTAAAGAAGGGGTATGCTTTTGATAAACAAAAATATATTTACACTACACCAGTAGAGGGTATATCTCCTCAACAACTTTGGGATTGTTTAGATGTGGAAATTATCGTTTTATTGGATGAAGATGTAGAAGAATGGTCTATTAAATTTGATGTTTCAGGCTTTGATACCCATTTATCAGTACTGTTTACTGTAGATGGAAATTGGGTTTCACGAGACTTAAATGACAGTAGAACTCCTATAAAGACGGAGTATAAATCACTCGATTTAGATTTAGAATTTTATTATAGTGAAGATATTTATGAATGGATAAGTACTCGTTTTATATCTTCATTAGTATGGGGAATTCGTCGGGGGTGTCGTATTTCCATACAGGAAGGATTATTTGCAAGAGAAGGGATGGAGGCGAGAATAATAAATTGTATAAAGAAATATGAGCAGAAGAATAAAAATGAGATTTATATAGCTGTTATGGGCGCTTTGGAGGAATCTTTTAATGTAGCTTGGCAAGACTATAAT
It encodes the following:
- a CDS encoding helix-turn-helix domain-containing protein, producing the protein MSQYFPIQIITSDSIIPSLFSTTTYREKGILLSYCMEGSNELKVDNRTEEFTVGSLLTVFPQRLFSIPTTESKGKYLCVLFDLDSIKDLILPTNYQFLNELVRHPIIHLNEGDQKVFIDYYQLLLANRSTDTSVFYPDAMKYLLYSLIAHINRFYEQDEVKLKPSSKKETTVFRLYNLVHQHYLAERTVQFYADQLKLTPKYLTTLVRRQTGKTVSAIINELVLTQAQSYLIATDKPIYTIAEELHFLDATSFCRYFKKSTGLSPLAYRQAHL
- a CDS encoding DUF6985 domain-containing protein; protein product: MTYSKYLGNLIPIQFASWKFENKLQIADSIFSDVILDSYFLSENSQLISQVDSFVEQVFSEQWEVDFERFTTYLYHQLILKKGYAFDKQKYIYTTPVEGISPQQLWDCLDVEIIVLLDEDVEEWSIKFDVSGFDTHLSVLFTVDGNWVSRDLNDSRTPIKTEYKSLDLDLEFYYSEDIYEWISTRFISSLVWGIRRGCRISIQEGLFAREGMEARIINCIKKYEQKNKNEIYIAVMGALEESFNVAWQDYNEEYEKDFVLEKANENRALLWQLVAPPNSVRIVLNANEQLVFIHYNNCYWEEEHGIHFIYNEQLDFLRIDFGSDYWEEE
- a CDS encoding GNAT family N-acetyltransferase translates to MNNKIRQEETKDYDIVFNLVEKAFETEELSDHREQFLVERLRQSDSFIPELSLVYEWDGKIVGYILFTTVDIIGSNTTYQALALAPVAVLPEFQGKGIGGALIEEGHRRARNLGYKSVVLLGHASYYPKFGYVPMKSYNIRLPFDVPDEYCMACELVPDGLKGVEGTVKYSSVFVE
- a CDS encoding DUF2461 domain-containing protein, which gives rise to MKQLKKEHIDFLVTLSQNNNKPWFADHKPEFDKLFAEVKAFFKEVHDEMLQHDSIDLLHVHRIYRDVRFSKDKTPYKTYFGLHLGRTKPMLRGGYYVNIEPGRSFVGGGFWEPNKEDLLRIRKEIAMDDSELREIIAEEQFHQYFGELQGEELKTAPKGFDKEHPAIDLLRKKQYLVMRSFTDKEVLAPSFKEEVIKTFIAMRPLFDYMSDVLTTDVNGVSLYE
- a CDS encoding GNAT family N-acetyltransferase, which produces MTSKSVIIKDTSYTLYINYQDDEQKRKEFNRMCQKVWEFDFEGYYQSGYWGEACIIFSLFQEDKIVAHTTLSLFEITKDNKTYKTGQLGTVMTAPAYQNKGLSRFLLEYIEAEYKDIVIGYFLFANDAVLDFYPKFGYVPIEEYQATLKVNAEPSPLSSLEKLDLDNPTSLALFEEYVKNGYTYNRLDTKNVGLAFFYCYANLDFGFKNSIYYSKALDAIIIYEQEESELTLYSIYQRDHHVKQLDAIIDACCTEETQTVYFAFSPEIAHATYSLYKEDDDITLMVTKELVDLFSDQKTMVASLSHT
- a CDS encoding DNA-deoxyinosine glycosylase — protein: MSEVSRIHSFKPVVFDEAKVLILGTMPSIKSLDFQEYYGNKQNVFWKILFSVFQEEYSDVYKDKLDLLQRNGIALWDVLQSCERKSSLDSDIIAEEANDIKGLLIEYPNIRTIVFSSQKARQYFDKYIGQIEGVSLLTLPSPSGANARMSFQEKVAHWQELKNKV